gcggcccactaagcctagataaagtcagggcgaacctcgggtcaaccacaatgatataaccctgtctaagaatggccaatctctctcgttttccgatgatccagcataacgagaacgacaactaattctaaaaccaatctactatagatgtgttgtccaatcgaaggaaccactatggacttacccaacgatttccaaataacaacgaaaccaatgttcataaggaaccactatggatttacccttaagaacccaaaagtcaaattccaaaaccaaatcaaatgttcataaagaaccactatggatttacccttaagaacccaaagccCACAATGACCATTTCCAAAATATCAAAACTCCtaaggagtagttcaaaaccaatcaagatcaaaatcatacaatttaagttgtaatgtctgagtttggaataaggataattcgaacttaatcaagaatacaccttactacaactcttggcaagaatatactacagacaatgttattttattcttaagcatggacttgtcgacaagcaacaaaacagttttataaaccatcaaaataaaatcacatagccATTATAATGGTCAACAAAAGTAAATGGTCAAGGtcgaagtcaatgccaaagtcaagttctctatttacatgactttaacaacaaatggtcataaactatctaattaaataaataagtagtacatgaaattaacacataaccaagcaattaggtacatgaccaaaaataataaattaataaattaaatcagattttaattccatttaaccttaattaatttcacaaaatttaaattaactagtttaagccattattaaataataattttgtaaaattaaacccaaattcatcaaaattaatttacactattacctactgattgtaacatattttagtgttaaaataatgtggaaataaattaaaatcaataaattacagccaaattactattaataaaaagtgcagattttccaaattttcataataatttaaaataaaattattcaaatcacgaaaactaaattttaaccaatcctaaattaaatctaagttataacacatcatagaagattaaaataacaataatatatgcacgaaaataattaaagcaaaatttacaatataaaaccgaattaattaatttacattttaattaattctaaacaagacttctatgtttaattaagaaactaagtgaagaaaaatctagttacctggataatggaggaaagtaataatctttagaagattaaaaaaacaccaagaaaatctcccaaataatttgcaaaataaattccttgaagtaagcttgaataattcaaaataagtcttcaaaagtagcccaaaaatatgataatattttggcacttgaagaaaaataaagcaagtattttgttatgtttcttttttttgagagaaaagaatgagagaaagaaagtttatgagctagtttatgaataaatgaaaaattacataacaataggctagtatttataggtGGGGAAAgaccatcccaaaagacttctcataatggctgaaatttatgagcattaggaagttcaatcaatttgaggaaaagaaagatGAAAAGATTTGAACGATGTTCATGTATTtattccattctagaatgtaccaaaTAATTAAGCATGAATTAGAATcatttaacctaattaaacactaattttacatgcctatcatgataataatgcactaaaaaaaatatttagtcctcctaatttaaaatttgttaccacaagttggtccaaaaataaataaccttggacatataatagtagtacataaatttaatgaaaataatatattaacacaacaacaacaacaacaacaacaacaacaacaataataataataataataacaataataataataataataataataataataataataataacttacgcaccttttaaatcacattataaagtataaaagagatagttataataattcacaaataatatcataataaattattttaaattaaaaactagacttaaagaaaagtaactagaaagagaaataaaatggaaattatgccatagagaaaattcggggcattacaatCCTACCCACTTATAAAAAGTTTCGTTCTCGAAACTTACAAAGAGAAAGATAAGGAAACAAGGACGAAATACTTACATTTGTTCGGCTACAAACAACTCGGGATACTTAAGTCGCATTGACTCTTCAATTTCCCAGGTGGCTTGTTCATACTTTTGACTACGCCACAACACTTTCACTAATGGCACTTCCTTTCTCCTCAGAGAATGTACCTGACGATCAAGGATTTTGACTGGCTTTtcctcaaaattcaaattaggGTTGACCTCTACCGACTCTACGGCTATAACATGCGAAGGGTCACTTCGATAACGCCGTAACTGAGAGACTTgaaacacattgtgaaccttagataGCTCGACTGGCAAAGCCAACTAATAAGCCACTTCACCAATCCTCTCAAACACCTCATAAGGACCCACATACTTAGGGCTGAGCTTGCCCTTCACACCAAATCTCATTACTCCCTTCATTGGGGATACCTTCAAAAGCACCTTATCCCCAACATCATAAGTAATAGGTCTCCTACTCAAATCGGCATAagacttttgtcgatcctgggctgccttcatctttgcttgaatAATTTTGACCATATCTACAGTAGATTGGATAAGATCGGGTCCCAACACCAACGAATCACTTATGTCGCTCCAGAAAGTAGGACTACGACATTTCCTGCCATAAAGAGCCTCGTAGGGAGCCATTTGGATGCTCGCATGATAGCTGTTTTtgtaagagaactctaccaCGCTTAAAGACTTCACCCATGAGCCTTGGAATTCCAGGGCACAAGTACGAAGCATGTCTTCCAAAGTCTGGATTGTTCTCTCCGTTTGCCCATCAATTGCAGCATGGAAAGCGGTACTCAACTTCAACTTAGTACCAAAAGCCTTTTGTAACGAGGACCAGAAATGAGATAAGAACATGGGATCACGATCGGACACAATTTCCCTAGGTACACCATGCAACCTTaatatttcatttgaataagccTCCGCCATTTGCTCCATTAACAAAGTCTTCTGCATAGGAACAAATCTGACAACCTTGGTCAAGCGATCAACTATTACCCACACTGCATTCAAGCCACCAGCGGCATTAGGAAGCCCcatcacaaaatccatggaaacGGAGTCAAACTTCCATGCTGGAATAAGAAGGGGTTGTAACAAACCACCTGGCCTTTGATGCTCAATCTTCACCTTCTGACACACCAAACACTTGGCAACAAATTCAGCAACCTCCTTTTTCATACAAGGCCACCAAAAGCTTAGCTTGAGGTCCTTATACATCTTGGAACCTCCAGGATGCACTGAATAAGGAGTGTTATGAGCTTCActcatgattttgtttttcaaaatcgGATCATTAGGCACACACCATCGCCCTTTGAACTTTATACTCCCATCCTCTGCAATATCAAAACTCTCAGCTCGTCCTTGAGCCTTTCCAGCTCGAATCTTCCGAAGCTTAGGATCATTTTGTTGCTTCTCTCTTAACTCAGCATAAAGAGCCGGCTCAGAACTCATAGCGCTTAAGCGAGCTTTAACCCCACCCAATGATACCACTTCAATTTCCATCTTGCAGAATTCATCACATAAGTCCTTGGTGAGaaccttcataaaatttagCAAGGGTCCAGGCTTTCGACTCAGGGCATCAGCAACCCTATTAGCCATTCCTTCCTTATACTCCAAGGTCAAATCATAATCCTTGATAAGCTCGAGCCAACGCCTCTGACGCATATTCAACTCTTTCTGAGTGAAAATATACTTGAGGTTTTTATGATTAGTGtaaattttgcacgaaacaccatATAAAGAGTGTCGCCAAATCTTTAATGCAAACACCACTGCAGCCAATTCAAGATCATGCGTAaggtaattcttctcatgaacttttaattgccttgaagcataggcaataaccttacctcgttgcatcaacacacaccctagTCCACTCTTCGAGGCATCACTGAACACCTCATAGTCCTCTCCTTCTGTCGACAAGATTAAGACAGGAGCAGATGTGAGCTTTTCTTTCAAAAACTGAAAAGCCTTTTCCAACTCTTCGGACCATCTAAACTTgcagtctttcttcatcaattttgtcaGAGGTTGAGCAATAATAGAGAAGTTATTCACAAACCTTCGATAATAGCCTGCAAGTCCTAGAAAACTCCGAACTTCAGTTACACTAGAGGGACTTGGCCATTCTAGAATAGCTTTAATCTTCGCTGGATCAACCTTCACACCTTCCTTGCTAATAACATGGCCTAAAAATGCCACTTTCTTAAGCCAGAATTCATATTTTGAGAACTTGGCAAACCAATTCTGCTTCCTGAGAATGTTTAACACCATTTCTAGATGTTTaacatgctcttcttcatcctttGAGAGTAACAAGATGTCGTCAATGAAGACAACTACACATTCATGCAACAAATCGTGAAAGGACCTATTCATCTGGTTCATAAACACAACAGGGGCATTCGTAAGACCGAAGGGCATAACGACAAATTCATATGCCCATATCTAGTCATGAAAGCCGTATTTTGAATATCATCTTCCCTCACGgggatctgatggtaaccagaccAAAGGTCAATCTTAGAAAAGACACCCGCGCCttttaattgatcaaaaagatcgtcAATTCTTGGCAAGGGATATCTATTTTTGATAGTTACCTTGTTCAGTTCACGGTAGTCAACACACAGCCGcatactaccatctttcttcttcacaaatagaACTGGAGCACCCCAAGGAGAAGCACTAGGCTTTATAAAACCCTTATCGATAAGCTCTTGCAACTGAGTCtttaactcttgcatttctgagGGTGCCATTCTATAGGGGGGTTTAGAAATAGGAGCGGTACCTGGAATCAAATCAATCCCAAATTCTACATCTCTTTTGGGAGGGATTCAAGGTAATTCTTCGGGAAATACATCTGGATAGTCTCTGAAAATGGGAATCTCTTCAAGCTTAACGCCTTCGGAGACTTCAGTCACTTTGCACAAAAAAAACTTGATTCCCTTTCCAttgtattttcatcatcttcatagCAGAGATGATCTTCATACCAGGCTTTGCTTTGGTGTTAGAATAAGAAACTCTCTCccctttatggtttctcaacaCCACCTTCTTATCCCTACAATGGAATACAGCTCGGTATTCCTTCAACCAATCCATGCCGAATATCACATCGAATTCGTCCATGGGGAACTCTTTAAGATTTGCAGTCAATTCTACCTCGTTAATGATAACAGGAACGCTTTGAAAAGTGCAATGACAAGAAATTTTCTCCCCATTAGGAAGGGAGATCACAGATTTAACAGACATAGAAGAGTTCAACTTGGCTGTTTCAGTAAAGGAAGAAGAGATGAAAGAAGCAGTAGCCCagtatcaaataaaacataagcaGGAATAGAGTTTACGAGAATAGTACCAGCAATGACATCAACATCCGATTCTTCCTCGGTTTCGGACATATTATAAACCCTGTTACGGAGGGGGGCATAACTACCAGTAATTGTCTTGCTTGCATCAGAATTCTTAGGGCAAGAGTACGAATGGTGACCCTCATCATTGCAATAGAAACACTTGACATTAGAACCATCACAATTTTTGCCAGCGTGCCAATCTTTCTGGCACTTGAAACACTTCTTTGGTCTAGAATCAGAAGTACTCCCCTTGTTCGCAGGAATAAGCTTAGACTTCTTGGAGGGGTTTGCAGTATGAAATGAGGGAGGGGGCCTCTTGGCTGTGAGAGCACGCCTAGCATCTTCTTCCTCCTGAACTGCAGCATAAGCACTAAGGGCAACTTCATAAGCCCTCTGGAAAGTAGCAGCACCTGAACACATCATTGGTACCCTAATCCAAGCGTCTAACCTCCTCACATACAACCTCACTTTCTCAGCTTCAGAAGGGATCAAAACAGCAGCAAAACGAGACAACTCTGTGAACTTGTTAGTATATGCTTGCACCGACATAGAACCATGTTTCAGAGAGAGAAACTCTTCTCTTTTAAGCCACCTCAACTCGTCCGGATAGAATCTCTCCTTCAACTTCTTGGAGAACTTTTCCCACCCAAAGCCAGAGGTAGCAAGACATTCAGCTTTGACCATACCCCACCAGTTGTCAGCCTCTTTCTTCAGGTAATACGAGCCAATAGCTACCTTTTCAGCATCTGGGCAGCCGGTCGCGTCAAAGAGTTTTTCTATCTTACGCAACCAACCTTCGAGAACAACAGGATCGGCAGTACCCTCATAGGCTGGGGGACGGTGACGATCAAACCGATCAAAGACAGACTGGTTATTTGCCGGAACAGTGGATCGATTTGCGAGGGCAATGAGAGCATTCTCTAGAGCTCTCAGACGTTGGCGAGAAGACTCCTTCTCAGCAGAGGTTCTTCTTCTAGGAGGCATCctacaaaaacagaaatttatatGTAGTCTTACATACTTCCTTGCTTTTCTAAAAGCAATTACCATTTCTTACTACCCAAGTAATCCTCACTCTATGGTCGAGTCAATTGCTTAGATTCCAAGTAACTTACTTAAGCAAGCCTCAAAACCattcagctctgataccaactgtaatgacctgtcttaatatagggtgtattgCCGGAAACAATATgctaagttgggtcactaaattttcaaaaaaaaaaattataacttcaaataaactaaatcaaaaagtcattacataataatccagggagtaaaacactcccataaataaaaatataaaacatataaacttcaactt
This Amaranthus tricolor cultivar Red isolate AtriRed21 chromosome 13, ASM2621246v1, whole genome shotgun sequence DNA region includes the following protein-coding sequences:
- the LOC130798915 gene encoding uncharacterized protein LOC130798915, with translation MVIAFRKARKYVRLHINFCFCRMPPRRRTSAEKESSRQRLRALENALIALANRSTVPANNQSVFDRFDRHRPPAYEGTADPVVLEGWLRKIEKLFDATGCPDAEKVAIGSYYLKKEADNWWGMVKAECLATSGFGWEKFSKKLKERFYPDELRWLKREEFLSLKHGSMSVQAYTNKFTELSRFAAVLIPSEAEKVRLYVRRLDAWIRVPMMCSGAATFQRAYEVALSAYAAVQEEEDARRALTAKRPPPSFHTANPSKKSKLIPANKGSTSDSRPKKCFKCQKDWHAGKNCDGSNVKCFYCNDEGHHSYSCPKNSDASKTITGSYAPLRNRVYNMSETEEESDVDVIAGTILVNSIPAYVLFDTGLLLLSSLLPLLKQPS